A window from Candidatus Nitrosotenuis uzonensis encodes these proteins:
- a CDS encoding cation:proton antiporter — protein MAAESHFIQVVISVCILLFAAKLFAEIFVRLKLPIVLGELLAGMAVGPFAIGSLLTVEGDSLVSLSQEVKILGEIGAIVILFMAGLEMTPREFIKGGKASFTVGTLGVVVPFFVGFIVFQFFGFDAFQAMLVATALTATSIAISVQVLSEFGKLKTTEARLIIGAAVVDDILAIAVLSIVTSFGGAADLSIDVIEITYTIFKVLGFFAVMAVVAIFIIPRIVGSRLWKAGGSIEGIVTAAFFGAAGIAASIGLSPILGSFVVGMALASTKVFERVEHYISKLGLIFAPLFFAIIGAQVDFRGLNFEILMIGGAIIGVAVATKLLGCGLPAWLFLRNGAQARKVGVAMVSRGEVGLIVAGVGISSGVLAQNVYTMIVIMVAVTTIITPIWLKIEYKKEMKQNQS, from the coding sequence ATGGCAGCAGAATCACATTTCATTCAAGTTGTAATCAGCGTTTGCATACTCTTGTTTGCTGCCAAGCTTTTCGCAGAGATATTTGTGAGGCTAAAGCTTCCAATCGTGCTAGGCGAGCTTCTGGCAGGAATGGCAGTAGGCCCGTTTGCAATAGGCTCACTCCTTACAGTAGAGGGCGACTCGCTTGTCAGCCTCAGCCAAGAAGTAAAGATACTTGGCGAGATAGGCGCAATCGTCATCTTGTTTATGGCAGGACTTGAGATGACGCCGCGAGAGTTCATCAAAGGAGGGAAGGCATCATTTACTGTCGGCACACTGGGTGTGGTCGTGCCGTTTTTTGTAGGATTCATAGTTTTCCAGTTTTTCGGATTTGATGCATTTCAGGCAATGCTAGTTGCCACTGCCCTGACTGCCACAAGCATTGCAATATCTGTGCAGGTGTTAAGCGAATTCGGCAAGCTAAAGACTACAGAGGCCCGGCTGATAATTGGTGCTGCAGTAGTTGATGACATACTTGCAATTGCCGTTCTCTCGATCGTAACATCGTTTGGCGGCGCAGCCGACCTATCTATTGATGTAATAGAGATCACATATACAATATTCAAAGTACTTGGCTTCTTTGCGGTAATGGCAGTTGTTGCGATATTTATCATACCAAGAATCGTTGGCTCAAGACTGTGGAAGGCAGGAGGCAGCATAGAAGGCATAGTTACGGCCGCATTCTTTGGTGCCGCAGGAATTGCTGCATCAATAGGTCTTTCCCCAATTCTAGGTTCCTTTGTGGTCGGCATGGCGCTTGCATCCACCAAGGTCTTTGAGAGAGTCGAGCATTACATCAGCAAGCTTGGACTCATCTTTGCCCCACTGTTCTTTGCGATAATAGGAGCGCAGGTAGACTTTAGGGGACTCAACTTTGAGATACTGATGATAGGAGGAGCGATAATTGGCGTGGCAGTTGCAACAAAGCTGCTCGGATGCGGCTTGCCTGCATGGTTGTTCTTAAGAAACGGGGCGCAGGCAAGAAAGGTTGGTGTCGCAATGGTCTCAAGAGGAGAGGTCGGCCTGATCGTAGCAGGTGTTGGAATATCAAGCGGAGTTCTTGCACAGAACGTCTACACCATGATAGTCATCATGGTTGCAGTGACCACGATCATAACGCCCATCTGGCTTAAGATAGAGTACAAAAAAGAAATGAAACAAAACCAGTCATAG
- the purM gene encoding phosphoribosylformylglycinamidine cyclo-ligase, with product MALTYKSSGVDVQKIKKSQSSIGRIIASTHSLQKVRSGFGHYAGLVEIHGGKMLATHTDGVGTKVMIANMMKKYDTVGIDCVAMNVNDIICIGATPLSFVDYIAANKNNERVFIQIAKGLAVGAKKAGVPIVGGETAIMPDLFGEKEFAFDLAGMVAGLVDKNKIIFGNNITTGDAIIGIASSGIHSNGYTLARKALLGRYSVKDSVRGIGRIGDALLKPTEIYVKPVLEIISRCQVHGLANITGGAFTKLLRLKKTGFVLDSMPEPPKIMQLIEEIGVKEEEMYKTFNMGVGFCVIVPKNQSEKVITICKKHKIKSWQVGSISDKKGVFVRSKKIA from the coding sequence ATGGCATTAACATACAAGTCCTCCGGCGTCGATGTGCAGAAGATAAAGAAAAGCCAGAGCTCAATTGGCAGAATAATTGCAAGCACGCACAGCTTGCAGAAGGTAAGATCAGGTTTTGGTCACTATGCCGGACTGGTAGAGATTCACGGAGGCAAGATGCTTGCAACACACACTGACGGTGTAGGCACCAAGGTCATGATAGCAAACATGATGAAAAAATACGATACCGTAGGAATAGACTGCGTTGCAATGAATGTTAACGATATTATTTGCATAGGGGCAACGCCGCTATCTTTTGTGGACTATATTGCTGCAAACAAAAATAACGAGCGCGTATTCATCCAGATTGCAAAGGGACTTGCAGTAGGTGCAAAAAAGGCTGGCGTGCCTATAGTAGGAGGCGAGACTGCCATAATGCCAGACCTGTTTGGTGAAAAAGAGTTTGCATTCGATCTTGCAGGCATGGTAGCAGGATTGGTTGACAAAAACAAGATAATCTTTGGCAACAATATAACCACGGGGGATGCAATAATAGGAATTGCAAGCAGCGGAATACATTCCAACGGATACACACTTGCAAGAAAGGCATTGCTTGGAAGATATTCCGTAAAAGACAGTGTCAGGGGCATAGGCAGGATAGGCGATGCGCTCCTAAAGCCTACTGAAATATACGTAAAGCCTGTACTTGAAATCATTTCAAGATGCCAAGTGCACGGCCTTGCAAACATCACAGGGGGCGCGTTCACCAAGCTTTTGAGACTAAAAAAGACTGGATTTGTGCTCGATTCTATGCCAGAGCCGCCCAAGATCATGCAGTTAATAGAAGAAATCGGTGTAAAAGAGGAAGAAATGTACAAGACGTTCAATATGGGTGTTGGATTTTGCGTGATTGTCCCAAAAAATCAATCAGAGAAAGTCATCACAATATGCAAAAAGCACAAAATAAAATCATGGCAGGTAGGGAGCATATCAGATAAGAAGGGCGTCTTTGTCCGATCCAAAAAAATCGCCTAG
- a CDS encoding response regulator, protein MNEQITAIIVDDEKDITDVFAEYLKIIDVDVLGIGHNGKDAVDLYKRHRPDIVFLDLMMPEYDGLYALENIRADSPSAIVIIITAYMHTANANRLFSLHPTKVISKPWDLNQIYDVVEQFRPDKAEKMQQTK, encoded by the coding sequence ATGAACGAGCAAATTACTGCAATCATAGTTGATGATGAAAAAGACATTACTGATGTCTTTGCAGAATACTTGAAAATAATCGACGTTGATGTATTGGGCATAGGACATAACGGCAAGGATGCCGTGGACCTTTACAAAAGGCACAGGCCAGATATCGTGTTTTTAGACCTGATGATGCCAGAGTACGACGGCCTTTATGCGCTAGAGAACATCAGGGCCGACTCACCAAGTGCTATCGTCATAATAATAACTGCATACATGCATACTGCCAATGCAAACAGGCTTTTCAGCTTGCATCCAACCAAGGTAATCTCAAAGCCATGGGATTTGAATCAGATATACGATGTCGTAGAACAATTCCGCCCAGACAAGGCGGAAAAAATGCAGCAAACAAAATAA
- a CDS encoding elongator complex protein 3 has product MYNHRFTQACTEISQNLLSIHSPTKGQVKSQIKKVCTKYSLERIPRNSEILSTVSGQDYAKLQRILLKKPIKTASGVAVIALMPMPYACPHGRCTYCPGGIEFNSPNSYTGNEPSTINAIENNYDAKKQIMTKIEKLVSYGHDPAKMELVIVGGTFLFMPQQYQRNFIKSCYDALNGFDSDTLEEAKTANETAKIRNVGFTIETKPDYCKKEHVDMMLEYGVTRVEIGVQSLQEKIYKIVNRGHTYSDVTESFQVSKDSGYKIVAHMMPGLPTVSPEDDIADFKKLFEDKDLKPDMLKIYPSLVLQNTPLYEQFLQGKYKPYSDDQMIRVLSEVKKMVPRWVRIMRVQREISSSEIVAGPRSGNLRQIVHQNLRKQGASCRCIRCREVGLLSGPQKELKINRIDYISSGGDEVFLSYDDSDDKIYGFLRLRNVCNPHRNEIPKRSCIVRELHVYGRSLKIGEHEDGQVQHSGLGRNLMSEAEKISKEEFDAKKILVISAVGTREYYRKMGYHMDGPYMAKLLV; this is encoded by the coding sequence TTGTACAACCACAGATTTACACAGGCATGCACTGAGATATCGCAGAACCTCCTTTCTATTCATTCACCTACAAAAGGCCAGGTAAAGTCACAGATCAAAAAGGTGTGCACCAAGTATTCGCTTGAGAGAATTCCACGAAACTCTGAAATACTCTCTACTGTGAGCGGTCAGGATTACGCCAAGCTTCAAAGAATACTGCTAAAAAAACCAATCAAGACAGCATCAGGCGTTGCAGTCATAGCTCTGATGCCGATGCCTTATGCATGTCCGCATGGCAGGTGCACATACTGTCCCGGGGGCATAGAGTTCAACTCTCCTAACAGCTATACCGGAAACGAGCCGTCCACAATCAATGCAATAGAGAACAACTATGATGCAAAAAAACAGATCATGACAAAGATTGAAAAACTCGTATCTTACGGTCACGATCCTGCAAAGATGGAGCTTGTCATAGTAGGCGGAACGTTTCTATTCATGCCCCAACAGTATCAGCGAAACTTCATAAAATCATGCTACGATGCGCTAAACGGATTTGATTCTGATACACTTGAGGAAGCTAAAACTGCAAACGAGACAGCTAAGATAAGAAATGTCGGCTTTACAATAGAGACAAAGCCGGACTATTGTAAAAAAGAACATGTCGATATGATGTTAGAGTATGGGGTCACCAGGGTGGAAATAGGAGTGCAGAGCCTGCAGGAGAAAATATACAAGATTGTCAACCGCGGCCACACATACTCTGATGTCACAGAATCATTCCAGGTCTCAAAGGACTCTGGATACAAGATTGTTGCACACATGATGCCAGGCCTGCCTACCGTGAGCCCGGAAGACGACATTGCCGACTTTAAGAAACTGTTTGAAGATAAGGATCTCAAACCAGACATGCTCAAGATTTATCCATCTCTTGTACTGCAGAATACTCCACTGTATGAGCAGTTTCTGCAGGGCAAATACAAGCCGTACTCTGATGATCAGATGATACGCGTGCTCTCCGAGGTGAAAAAGATGGTGCCAAGGTGGGTCAGAATAATGAGAGTGCAACGCGAGATATCATCGTCTGAGATAGTGGCAGGACCAAGATCAGGAAACCTAAGACAGATTGTACACCAAAACCTCAGAAAACAAGGTGCATCATGCAGATGTATAAGATGTAGGGAGGTTGGGCTTTTGAGCGGTCCGCAAAAGGAGCTGAAAATCAACAGGATTGATTATATCTCATCTGGCGGCGATGAAGTATTCTTATCTTATGATGATTCCGATGATAAAATATACGGGTTTTTGAGGCTGCGAAATGTCTGCAACCCACACCGAAACGAGATTCCCAAAAGGTCGTGCATAGTTCGAGAGCTGCACGTGTATGGAAGATCACTTAAGATAGGCGAGCACGAGGACGGACAGGTGCAGCACTCTGGTCTTGGAAGAAACCTGATGAGTGAGGCAGAAAAAATATCAAAAGAAGAGTTTGATGCAAAGAAGATCCTGGTAATCTCAGCCGTGGGCACAAGGGAATACTACAGGAAGATGGGCTACCATATGGATGGTCCTTATATGGCAAAATTGCTGGTGTAA
- a CDS encoding radical SAM/SPASM domain-containing protein, whose translation MPVDLIRTINRVGKWSASRMVGKRRPIVAVFSLTHYCNYYCPMCPFGDADKEGQLKVAHRDDLTTEQWKHVFEKVSRYCIWSIIEGGEPTSRPDFMELVRHLHSLKMPITLITNCSLLHKIDLDELRKHIQFITCSIDSVFEEPYCKVRGVPPSMYHKVMENLQLLNEKNVPHYFNSVITKYNTDEFADKSYFGRARQLGIKSVSLTFVEDRADVNYTLLPDRETVKTVCKSILEHIKSGQYPKVMLPQQYFEQILEHGRGMFDECGVWKSVFVNANGTIMVPCWKYNTPESTFNILQNSIEQIWDAPQWEIAKTCHDCEVLGCIWYSSQPVTTFAQNYMRGLSKMINQAPEIRS comes from the coding sequence ATGCCAGTAGATCTTATCAGGACCATCAACAGAGTTGGAAAATGGTCCGCAAGCAGGATGGTTGGAAAGAGAAGACCAATAGTGGCAGTATTCAGTCTTACACATTATTGTAATTATTATTGCCCCATGTGCCCGTTTGGAGATGCCGACAAGGAAGGGCAGCTAAAGGTTGCCCACAGGGATGATCTTACCACGGAGCAGTGGAAGCATGTATTTGAGAAAGTATCAAGATATTGCATCTGGTCTATAATTGAAGGCGGCGAGCCCACGAGCAGGCCGGACTTTATGGAGCTTGTCAGACACCTGCACTCGCTTAAAATGCCGATCACACTTATCACAAACTGCTCACTTTTGCACAAAATAGACCTTGATGAGCTAAGAAAACACATACAATTCATCACATGTAGCATTGATTCTGTATTCGAAGAACCTTACTGCAAAGTGCGCGGTGTGCCGCCTTCAATGTACCACAAAGTGATGGAGAACTTGCAGCTGTTAAACGAGAAAAACGTTCCCCACTACTTTAACTCCGTGATAACAAAGTACAACACGGACGAGTTTGCAGACAAGTCGTATTTTGGGAGGGCCAGGCAGCTTGGAATAAAATCAGTCTCACTCACATTCGTTGAGGACAGAGCAGATGTCAACTATACGCTACTCCCAGACAGGGAGACAGTGAAGACAGTTTGCAAAAGCATACTTGAGCACATCAAAAGCGGACAATATCCAAAAGTCATGCTGCCACAACAATACTTTGAGCAGATACTGGAGCACGGGCGTGGCATGTTTGACGAGTGTGGCGTCTGGAAGTCCGTTTTTGTCAACGCGAACGGGACCATCATGGTACCTTGCTGGAAATACAATACGCCGGAGAGCACTTTTAATATTTTGCAAAATAGCATAGAGCAAATCTGGGATGCGCCACAATGGGAGATCGCAAAGACGTGCCATGACTGCGAAGTCCTCGGATGCATATGGTATTCCTCCCAGCCTGTCACAACGTTTGCGCAAAATTACATGCGAGGCCTATCAAAGATGATAAACCAAGCCCCGGAGATCAGATCATGA
- a CDS encoding AN1-type zinc finger domain-containing protein, protein MSLSPPKTKANSCLFCGEILRTPSKCQYCGFRFCDDHMSTDSHQCGKTRYAEYVRKTRADSVPNLATGSFVVTCDTCGYKSAKGMLIEFAGEELIQHMQVVGCSGNTFLEEIGNTSHFELQSIEVQPESPIVEERNIAKEGIVEQLTKLASLKEKGVLSNEEFLFIKKEILKRLK, encoded by the coding sequence TTGAGCCTATCGCCCCCAAAAACAAAAGCCAATTCGTGCCTATTTTGCGGAGAGATCCTAAGGACTCCCTCAAAGTGCCAGTACTGCGGATTCAGGTTCTGTGATGACCACATGTCAACTGACAGTCACCAGTGCGGCAAGACAAGATACGCCGAATATGTGAGAAAGACCCGTGCCGATTCTGTGCCAAACCTGGCAACGGGAAGCTTTGTGGTAACGTGCGATACATGCGGATACAAGTCAGCCAAGGGCATGCTCATAGAATTTGCAGGCGAGGAGCTTATCCAGCACATGCAGGTTGTGGGGTGCTCTGGCAACACGTTTCTTGAGGAGATAGGCAACACTTCCCATTTTGAGCTGCAGTCAATCGAGGTACAACCCGAATCACCTATTGTGGAAGAAAGGAATATTGCAAAAGAGGGCATAGTGGAACAGCTAACCAAGCTGGCATCGCTGAAGGAAAAAGGCGTTCTCTCAAACGAAGAATTTCTATTTATCAAAAAGGAAATTCTAAAACGCCTCAAGTGA
- a CDS encoding cupin domain-containing protein, with the protein MIKKSSIHSRANPRKVNPAWFTGKVSMTDISASIKPKGHNIYHVRFENGARTKIHSHNGDQILYVTSGMGSLETFSKNGGSQERFAIKKKQKIPLSAGDIVFIPRGMLHTHGSISKRQIFSHIAFNILAAREYKTTWYESDFKKNVLNPIK; encoded by the coding sequence ATGATAAAAAAGTCAAGCATCCACTCCAGAGCAAACCCAAGGAAAGTAAACCCAGCATGGTTTACGGGCAAGGTAAGCATGACGGATATTTCTGCTTCCATAAAGCCCAAAGGCCACAACATCTATCATGTCAGATTTGAAAACGGTGCCAGAACCAAGATTCACTCTCATAATGGAGACCAGATACTATACGTCACATCAGGTATGGGCAGCCTTGAAACATTCTCAAAAAACGGCGGTAGCCAGGAAAGATTTGCCATAAAGAAAAAACAGAAAATCCCGCTGTCTGCAGGAGACATTGTCTTTATCCCAAGAGGTATGCTTCACACGCATGGCTCTATCAGCAAGAGGCAGATATTCTCTCACATTGCGTTCAATATTTTGGCAGCAAGAGAATACAAGACCACATGGTATGAATCGGATTTTAAGAAAAACGTACTAAATCCGATTAAATAA
- a CDS encoding MFS transporter: MLDWLSLDGKLILYARIIRAFSYGFLSIILAIYLKSIGLSDVMIGLVISATLVNSIIFTMFASFYADRIGRKKILILYAVMMAVSGAIFLVTDNYVALIVAALIGTVNVTGAETSAFLSLEQGILPKTIRNIRKQNTAFGFYNMAAMLSMSGGALLAGLPSILQSLAVEATDSFRMLFLLYMLAGIAAAVIYCFLSREIELTEKNAKDKPSAINLSPQSKKIVTKLAALFSLDSFAGGFVLQSIVSFWFFTRFDVTLSDLSMVFSIAGVLTAFSFIVATKLADRIGLINTMVFTHIPSNALMIFIAFAPTFQIAFLLYLARMGMSQMDVPTRQSYLASVVKDEERIAAAGITNTSRNITQAVSPSIAGVLIQSLLLSAPFVLGGTLKIIYDVLLYSNFKKIKPEHEQDK, translated from the coding sequence TTGCTTGATTGGCTCTCACTTGATGGAAAACTGATCCTTTATGCTAGAATAATACGCGCATTCTCGTATGGTTTTTTGAGCATCATACTTGCAATCTATCTCAAGTCGATTGGGCTTAGCGACGTAATGATTGGCCTTGTCATTTCTGCAACGCTTGTAAACAGCATTATCTTTACAATGTTTGCAAGCTTTTACGCAGACCGCATTGGCAGAAAGAAAATACTAATTCTGTATGCTGTCATGATGGCAGTCTCAGGTGCCATATTCCTGGTTACAGACAACTATGTGGCACTAATAGTTGCTGCACTGATTGGAACTGTCAACGTAACTGGTGCTGAGACAAGTGCATTTTTATCACTTGAGCAGGGTATACTGCCAAAGACTATACGTAACATAAGAAAGCAAAACACGGCGTTCGGATTTTATAACATGGCAGCAATGCTCTCAATGTCTGGGGGTGCGCTGCTTGCAGGTCTTCCCTCTATTTTGCAGTCGCTTGCGGTGGAAGCAACTGATTCTTTTAGGATGCTGTTTTTGCTTTACATGCTGGCAGGAATCGCGGCAGCCGTGATTTACTGCTTTCTTTCAAGGGAGATTGAGCTCACAGAAAAAAACGCCAAGGACAAACCGTCTGCAATCAATCTATCGCCTCAATCAAAGAAGATAGTTACAAAACTGGCCGCACTATTCTCACTTGATTCCTTTGCAGGCGGATTTGTGCTCCAGAGTATAGTCTCATTCTGGTTTTTCACTCGCTTTGATGTCACATTGTCTGATCTTTCGATGGTTTTCTCAATAGCTGGCGTGCTTACTGCATTCTCATTTATTGTCGCAACAAAGCTGGCAGACAGGATAGGGCTGATAAACACGATGGTCTTTACTCACATTCCGTCAAATGCGTTGATGATATTTATTGCGTTTGCTCCGACATTTCAGATTGCATTTTTGTTGTATCTGGCAAGGATGGGAATGTCACAGATGGACGTGCCAACAAGACAGTCGTATCTTGCATCGGTGGTAAAAGATGAGGAACGAATCGCCGCAGCCGGTATTACAAATACATCAAGGAACATAACGCAGGCTGTCAGCCCGTCAATTGCCGGGGTACTGATACAGTCCCTACTACTTTCAGCCCCATTTGTACTTGGCGGCACGCTCAAAATAATATATGATGTTCTGTTGTATTCTAACTTTAAGAAGATAAAGCCAGAGCACGAACAAGACAAATAG
- the lysS gene encoding lysine--tRNA ligase — MSEDDERVIIGKGTWIDKLASEMIEREKQLGRDTSMLRVESGLGASGIPHIGSLGDAVRAFGVKLALENLGYKSELIAYSDDLDGLRKIPEGLPSWLEEHLGKPVSLIPDPFGTHESYGMHMSSILLDGLDKLGIKYKFQRAIETYKQGLLKSQIHTILTNSERIGKQIEDMVGQEKYQKFLPYYPVCTKCSRLYTAQSYEYDSERMKVKYRCVDAEIGSRMLKGCGHEGEADIAKDLGKLAWKVEFAARWHAFDIRFEAYGKDIMDSVKVNDWVSDEILGHPHPHHVKYEMFLDKGGKKISKSAGNVVTSQKWFRYGTPKSMLLLLYKRITGARELGFEDIPVLMDEYNELEDIYFGKIKVDNEAKLVKSRGLYEYVNLLNPPKTAPTHVNFRLLIELCRIFKEDRISLVTKKLIDYGAIKAPEPHIDELITLAGNYADDFEDSETTAVQINEQAKKALGQLVKVLSSESEPEDLQNTIYNISKENNVAPKEFFMILYQIIIGASRGPKIGPFIMDIGRKKVAQTISRHI; from the coding sequence ATGTCCGAAGACGATGAGCGAGTAATTATCGGAAAGGGAACTTGGATAGACAAGCTTGCCTCAGAGATGATAGAGCGCGAAAAACAGCTTGGAAGAGATACATCTATGCTCAGGGTCGAGTCAGGGCTTGGAGCATCCGGCATACCGCATATAGGAAGCCTTGGAGATGCTGTACGCGCATTTGGGGTCAAGCTTGCACTAGAGAACCTCGGATACAAATCAGAGCTTATCGCATATTCGGACGATCTTGACGGACTGCGAAAGATTCCGGAGGGGCTGCCGTCTTGGCTTGAGGAGCACCTTGGCAAACCAGTGTCTTTGATTCCAGACCCGTTCGGAACACATGAGTCATACGGGATGCACATGAGCAGCATACTCCTTGATGGGCTTGATAAGCTTGGAATAAAGTACAAGTTCCAACGCGCAATAGAGACATACAAGCAGGGCCTGTTGAAAAGTCAAATCCACACAATTCTGACAAATTCCGAAAGAATTGGAAAGCAGATAGAGGACATGGTGGGGCAGGAAAAATATCAGAAATTTCTTCCATATTATCCAGTCTGCACAAAATGCAGCAGACTGTACACGGCCCAGTCGTACGAATACGACTCTGAAAGAATGAAAGTAAAGTACAGATGCGTCGATGCAGAAATCGGATCCAGGATGCTAAAGGGATGTGGTCACGAGGGAGAAGCAGACATTGCAAAGGATCTTGGCAAGCTTGCATGGAAGGTAGAGTTTGCCGCAAGATGGCATGCATTTGACATAAGATTTGAAGCGTATGGAAAAGATATCATGGACTCTGTCAAGGTCAACGACTGGGTATCAGATGAAATACTTGGTCATCCTCACCCGCACCATGTCAAATACGAGATGTTCCTTGATAAGGGAGGAAAAAAGATTTCAAAGTCGGCTGGCAACGTTGTGACCTCGCAGAAATGGTTCAGATACGGCACACCAAAATCGATGCTACTGCTTTTGTACAAGAGAATAACTGGTGCAAGGGAACTTGGATTTGAGGATATACCGGTATTGATGGACGAGTACAATGAGCTTGAGGACATCTACTTTGGTAAGATAAAAGTCGACAATGAGGCAAAGCTTGTAAAATCACGCGGCCTCTACGAATATGTCAATCTTCTTAATCCTCCAAAGACGGCTCCAACTCACGTGAACTTTAGGCTGCTCATCGAGCTGTGCCGCATCTTCAAGGAAGACAGGATAAGCCTTGTGACAAAAAAGCTAATCGATTACGGTGCAATAAAGGCACCAGAACCACACATAGATGAGCTCATAACACTGGCAGGAAACTATGCTGACGACTTTGAAGACTCTGAGACGACGGCAGTTCAGATAAACGAGCAGGCAAAAAAGGCGCTAGGACAGCTTGTCAAGGTCCTATCATCTGAGAGCGAACCAGAGGACCTGCAGAACACCATTTACAACATATCAAAAGAAAACAACGTGGCTCCAAAAGAATTCTTTATGATATTATACCAGATTATCATAGGGGCAAGCCGGGGCCCGAAGATCGGCCCCTTTATCATGGACATTGGTCGCAAGAAGGTAGCCCAGACCATATCACGGCATATCTGA
- a CDS encoding DM13 domain-containing protein, with protein sequence MNTKIIVGIIVAIAVPVAAYAISPLFINNTIDEPLPTNLKTDMMADKMEDKSMMADKMSDGSMAKLNMISGMFVGVGDGIHDAQGTAKILQLDDGNKILRFEDFRSTNGPDLYVYLATDKSASDFVSLGPLKANIGNQNYQIPEGTDLSKYDTALVWCKQFSVLFGSAELS encoded by the coding sequence ATGAACACGAAAATAATCGTCGGCATAATTGTGGCAATCGCGGTTCCGGTCGCAGCATATGCAATATCGCCGCTTTTTATAAACAACACAATAGACGAGCCGCTGCCTACAAACCTAAAAACGGATATGATGGCAGACAAGATGGAGGACAAATCCATGATGGCAGACAAGATGTCTGATGGCTCTATGGCAAAGCTCAACATGATATCTGGCATGTTCGTAGGTGTTGGCGATGGGATACACGATGCGCAGGGCACTGCCAAGATACTGCAGTTAGACGATGGAAACAAGATACTGCGATTTGAGGATTTCAGGTCTACTAACGGGCCTGACCTATACGTGTACTTGGCAACTGACAAGTCTGCATCGGACTTTGTCAGCCTAGGGCCACTCAAGGCAAACATTGGCAACCAAAACTATCAGATCCCGGAAGGGACAGACCTCTCAAAGTATGATACTGCACTTGTATGGTGCAAGCAGTTCTCGGTGCTGTTCGGCAGCGCCGAGCTCTCCTAA
- a CDS encoding DM13 domain-containing protein gives MLRQVTISVVVGTFLIGMYYVVAASYVPPEQQNVLASKLEQYRTGLSFDVLMSLDEAERTALIHGMPSDTVRLLMQEARLHPSFLVETVDDIRQQTKSDARFAKLAQLTALKGYEASGTAILVQSADKAFLRLENMNITPGIDQRVFLTKDGSASSGVDLGSLKATRGSHNYDATGVDTEMYNVVIVYSRSVDEYYAHARFLKSD, from the coding sequence ATGCTGAGACAGGTTACCATATCTGTAGTAGTGGGAACATTTCTTATCGGAATGTACTATGTGGTAGCAGCATCATACGTGCCTCCAGAGCAGCAGAACGTGCTTGCATCAAAGCTTGAGCAGTATAGGACCGGTCTGAGCTTTGATGTACTGATGTCCCTTGATGAGGCAGAGAGGACAGCGCTCATACATGGTATGCCATCAGATACGGTAAGGTTGCTGATGCAGGAAGCCAGATTGCATCCTAGCTTTCTTGTGGAAACTGTGGATGACATACGACAGCAGACAAAATCGGACGCAAGGTTTGCCAAACTGGCGCAGCTGACGGCGTTGAAAGGATACGAGGCATCAGGTACTGCAATACTTGTCCAGTCTGCAGACAAGGCGTTTTTGAGATTGGAGAATATGAACATCACGCCAGGGATTGACCAGAGAGTGTTTCTAACAAAGGACGGCTCTGCCTCATCGGGTGTGGATCTTGGATCACTAAAAGCAACAAGGGGTTCACATAACTATGATGCCACCGGCGTTGATACGGAAATGTACAACGTGGTCATAGTGTACAGCAGGTCAGTTGATGAATATTATGCACACGCACGTTTCCTCAAATCTGACTGA